One window of the Salvelinus sp. IW2-2015 unplaced genomic scaffold, ASM291031v2 Un_scaffold1123, whole genome shotgun sequence genome contains the following:
- the LOC112069797 gene encoding LOW QUALITY PROTEIN: telomerase Cajal body protein 1-like (The sequence of the model RefSeq protein was modified relative to this genomic sequence to represent the inferred CDS: inserted 3 bases in 2 codons), whose product MAEGETIYDYCWYPKMSSLDPDSCFIAGSSRDNPVHIWDAFNGDXSFRPYNHLDELTTAHSLCFSPDGSQVYCGFDKTVRVFYTDRPGRDCEERPTIVKKQGQCGIISCMAFSPXQSVYACGSYSRTAGLYSCQDXSLLALLPPRHHXGITHLAFSPDGHYLYTGGRKDPEILCWDLRDPGKVLFSLKRXVATNQRINFDLDASARYLLSGDTGGLVSVXDXLTAPPDGNEEVLQPHLQFQAHGDCTNGISVHPFMPLLVPTSGQRQFLDPGXSSDGDSSDSGSEGDVMISPTPEVRQDNALTLWWVGPLSPASEVGQEEPAPMVVID is encoded by the exons ATGGCAGAGGGGGAAACCATCTATGACTACTGCTGGTATCCCAAGATGAGTTCTCTGGATCCAGACTCCTGCTT taTAGCCGGCAGCAGTCGTGATAACCCGGTCCATATCTGGGATGCGTTCAACGGGGA CAGCTTCAGACCCTACAACCATCTGGATGAGCTGACCACAGCCCACTCCCTCTGCTTCTCCCCAGACGGGTCACAGGTCTACTGCGGCTTCGACAAGACTGTCAGGGTGTTTtacacagacaggcctggacGGGACTGTGAGGAGAGGCCCACTATAG TGAAGAAGCAGGGTCAGTGTGGCATCATCTCCTGCATGGCGTTCAGCCCGMGCCAGTCTGTGTACGCCTGTGGCTCGTACTCCCGCACCGCAGGCCTCTACTCCTGCCAGGACMGCTCTCTGCTGGCCCTGCTGCCACCCAGGCACCACYGGGGCATCACACACCTCGCCTTCTCACCCGACGGACACTACCTGTACACTGGCGGGCGCAAG gacccaGAGATTCTGTGCTGGGATCTGAGAGACCCGGGCAAGGTTCTGTTCTCTCTGAAGA AAGTAGCCACCAACCAACGTATCAACTTTGACCTGGATGC GTCTGCCCGGTACCTGTTGAGTGGCGATACAGGGGGGYTGGTGTCAGTGTGMGACARCCTCACAGCTCCCCCCGATGGGAATGAGGAGGTACTGCAGCCTCACCTCCAGTTCCAGGCTCATGGGGACTGCACCAACGGCATCAG tgtcCACCCCTTCATGCCGTTGCTGGTGCCAACCAGCGGGCAGCGCCAGTTCCTCGACCCGGGGSACAGTAGCGACGGAGACTCCTCCGACTCGGGTTCAGAGGGTGATGTTATGATATCACCAACCCCAGAGGTCAGACAGGACAACGCCCTGACTCTGTGGTGGGTCGGACCACTCAGCCCAGCCAGCGAGGTGGGGCAGGAGGAACCAGCACCTATGGTGGTGATTGATTGA
- the si:dkey-111f13.5 gene encoding arginine and glutamate-rich protein 1 has product MSDMGPLQRMLNRTTLSTQRLLHTHILGLGEYFLPPSTSTSTSTSQDPGPSSFSPHSEQPEVGATQGESPWMAVFLQRAEEDKEKSLKQQEECLQVCFKEALLARERLEAEERQGERVEQQAQFEERCVGLREEIEREMRLAVEETCGRMRAEIQREVEEERRREVEAMEAKVQENVKRLVRETEVCVRQQCEREAQKDLQILQDRHTVELALMQSRYRQLEQGLARVTGERMRYETEFKRLQCSYRQFVDLTESSLHSDYLLKLRRLGREPGYTDVAVQTDDVINTQDFT; this is encoded by the exons ATGTCTGACATGGGGCCTCTACAGAGGATGCTGAACCGGACCACCCTCTCCACACAGaggctcctccacacacacatcctgg GTCTGGGAGAGTAttttctccctccttccacctctacctccacaaGCACCAGCCAGGACCCAGGGCCATCCTCGTTCTCCCCCCACtccgagcagccagaggtggggGCCACACAGGGGGAGTCCCCCTGGATGGCAGTATTTCTGCAGAGGGCAGAGGAGGATAAAGAGAAGTCACTGAAACAACAGGAAGAG TGTCTGCAGGTGTGCTTCAAAGAGGCCTTATTGGCAAGGGAGAGGCTGGAGGCcgaggagaggcagggggagcGGGTAGAGCAGCAGGCCCAGTTTGAGGAGCGCTGTGTGGGGCTGCGAGAGGAGATCGAGAGGGAGATGAGGCTGGCGGTGGAGGAGACCTGCGGAAGGATGAGGgctgagatacagagagaggtggaagaggagagacggagagaagtaGAGGCCATGGAGGCAAAAGTACAG gaGAATGTGAAGAGGCTTGTTCGGGaaacagaggtgtgtgtgcgaCAGCAGTGTGAAAGAGAGGCACAGAAGGACCTACAGATTCTCCAGGACAGACATACCGTGGAACTCGCTCTCATGCAAAGCCG GTACAGGCAGCTGGAGCAGGGTCTGGCCAGAGTCACAGGGGAGAGGATGAGATATGAGACAGAGTTTAAG aggttACAGTGTAGTTACAGACAGTTTGTGGATCTGACCGAGTCCTCCCTCCACTCTGACTACCTGTTGAAGCTCCGTCGCCTGGGCAGAGAACCTGGCTATACAGACGTGGCGGTCCAGACGGATGATGTCATCAACACACAAGACTTTACCTGA